GCGGCCCTCATCGTCACCGGCGTGCTCTTCGTCGTGGCCGGGGTGCTCGCCGCGATGGGCCGCAAGCAGCTGGCCCGCGCGGTGCCCCCGGTGCCGCAGGAGGCGATGGACAGCGTCAAGGCGGATGTCGAAGAGATCAAGGAAAGGGCGCACCGATGACGGACACCCCCAAGGACGCCAAGGACGCCAAGGGCGCTGCCGCGAAGAAGGACGCGGGCGCCGAGGGATCCGACGAACTGCGCCGGCAGATCGAGGAGACCCGCGGAAACCTCGGCGAGACCGTCGAGGAACTCGCGGCGAAGGCGGATGTGAAGGCCCGCGCCCGGGAACGGGCCGCGGCGGTGAAGGACCACGTACAAGGGACGGCGGCACAGGTGAAGGACAAGGTGACGGAACAGGCGGCGCGCGCCAAGGGCAAGGCCGCGGACGGGGCCGGACAGGCGAAGGACGCCACGGCTGAAACCGCGGCAGGCGCCAAGACCATGGCGGCCGATGGCGTGGCAGGCGCCAAGAGCAAGGCGGCCGAGGGCGCCGCACGGGCCAAGGGCCTGGCGGCGGAAGGCGCGGGACGCGCCAAGGGCATCGCGGCCGAGGGCGCGGGTCGTGCCAAGGGCGCCGTGCTGGAAGGCAAGGCGCGCGCGGAACAGTACCCCGCCGTGGTCCAGGCCGAGGAGAAGGTGGCCGAGGCCGCGCGCCGCGTACAGGAGGGCGCGCCCGAGCCCGTGCGGGCCGCCGCGAGCGGCGTCGCGCGGATCGGCGGCCGCCACCCGCGGACGGTCGCCGCGGCCGGGGCGGGCGTCCTGGTGGCCTGGCTGCTGCTGCGCCGCGGGAAGCGGAACGGCCGCTGATGAGTGGGACCAAGATCCTCTACAAGCCGCTCGGCATGGGCTTCGGCATGCTGGGCGGCGCGGTCGCCGGTGCGGTGTTCCGCCGCACCTGGAAGGCGGTGGCGGGCGAGGACGACGCGCCGGACGCGCACGACGAGGACCGCTCCTGGAACGAGATCCTCATCGCCGCCGCGCTCCAGGGGGCCATCTTCGCCGTGGTCAAGGCGGCGGTGGACCGCGGCGGCGCGATCGGGGTGCGGCGCGTGACGGGCCGCTGGCCGGGCTGACGGCCGTGCCGTGTCTGGCATGATCGGCGCGGGCGCCGACAGGCCGGACCGACACGGAGGCCAAGGCACGATGAACAACACTGAACACAGCAGCACCACCGACGGCGGCGTAGGCGCCGGCCGGGACGAGCGGCGCGTCGCTCTGGTGACGGGCTCCTCGTCCGGCATCGGCGCCGCCGTCGCCCGCCGCCTCGCCGCCGCCGGCGTCCGCGTCGTCGTCAACTCCGCCCGCTCGGTCGAGGCGGGCGAGAAGCTGGCGGCCGAACTGCCGGACGCCGTCTACGTACAGGCGAGCGTCGCCGACGAGGCGGACGCCGCGCGGCTCGTGCGGACCGCCGTCGACACGTACGGCCGCCTGGACATCCTGGTCAACTGCGCGGGCACCACCCGCTTCATCGACCACGACGACCTGGAGGCGGCGAGCCCCGGCGTGTGGCGGGAGCTGTACGACGTCAACGTCATCGGCGTGTGGCAGACCATCACCGCGGCCGTCCCGCACCTGCGCGAGAGCGGTGCGGGCAGCATCGTCAACATCTCCTCGCAGGCGGGTGTGCGCCCCAGCGGCAGCTCGATCCCGTACGCGGTCAGCAAGGCTGCCGTGAACCACATGACCAAGCTGCTCGCCAAGACGCTCGGCCCGGCCGTGCGGGTCAACGCGGTGGCGCCCGGCATGATCGACACGCCGTGGTTCGACGGCGTCGAGGGCATCGAGGCGTCCATGGAGGCGGTGGCACAGCGGCTGCCGCTGGGCCGCGTGGGCCGTCCTGAGGACATCGCCGAGGCGGTCGTCGACCTGACCAACTCCTCGTACATCACCGGAGAAGTGCTGCTCGTCGACGGCGGCGGCCACCTCCTGTAGACCGGCCGGGGCCGCGTTGACGGGGCCGTACGCCCGGAGGAAGCTCGGGCCATGGCCACGACGCAGCAGCATCCGTACGCGCGGTACGTCGCGATCGGTGACAGTCAGACGGAGGGCCTCGGGGACGGCGACGAGGAGCGCGGCTACCGCGGCTGGGCCGACCGGCTCGCCGAGATCCTCGCCGCCGGGCACCCGGACTTCACCTACGCCAACCTCGCGGTGCGCGGCCGCAGGACGGCGCTGATCAAGGCGGAGCAGCTCGGCCCCGCCCTCGCGCTGAAGCCGGATCTCGTGACGGTCATGGCGGGCATGAACGACCTGGTGCGTCCCGGCTACGACGCGGCGCGCGTCGCCGCGGACGTCGAGGAGATGTTCACCGAGCTCACCGCGGCGGGCGCGCACGTGGCCACCGTCACCTTCCCGGACATCGGCCGCGTCTCGCCGCTGGCGCGGCGCGCGCTGCCCCGCGTCCTGGACCTGAATGCCCGGATCCGCGCGGCCGCCGACCGGCACGGCGTGATCGTCTTCGACACGTTCCCGCACCGCATCACCACCGACCCGCGGCTGTGGAGCCGCGACCGCATGCACGCGAGCCCGCTCGGCCACGCCAGGATCGCCGCGGGCATGGCGGACGCGCTCGGCCTCGACGGGCACGAGAGCTGGCTGAGCCCGCTGCCGCCGCTGGCTCCCGTGTCGGTGCTCGGGGCGGTGACGGCGGAGGCGCGCTGGTTCGCCGGGTTCATGGGCCCCTGGATGTGGCGGCGGGTGCGGGGACGCTCGTCGGGCGACGGCAGGGAGGCGAAACGCCCGGCGCTGGAGGCGGTGACGGCGGCGGGCCACGAACGGGCTTGACCTCGACCATGGTTGAGGTCGGAGTGTGGTGCGTGCAGGGGGGCGGCCGACCGCCCCCGCACCCGAATTCGACCGAGACGGACGGATCACGCCATGCCCGCGACCACCACCCTCAGCACCGGCACCCTCCCCGACCCGGCCCGCGCCGACGGAGGCCTCACCTTCATCAGTACGTGGAGCACCGGCTCGCCCGAGCGGCTCCGGGCCACGCTGGACGCCGTCGCGAAGGCCTGGGAGACCCGCCCCTGGCCGCACGAAGGGCTCCTCGCCTACACGGTGTACGCGGGCTCCGACGGGTCGACCGTCCTGCACTACTCGCAGTGGCGGGACGAAGAGGCGTACCAGGACTTCTTCGCGGGCGCCGCCAACGGCAGGGACGCCAGGAACACGGAGATCGACGCGGCCGTGCCCGGCATCGAGCGGCTCGGGCTCAACAAGACGCGGCTGTACCGCAGTTGGACAGGGGGCGGCGGAGATGGGTCCGGCACGGTGGCGATCACCCTGACCGACTTCGAAAGCCCCGACCCCGAGGGGCAGCGCGCCTGGTCGGACCGGGCCGTCGAAACCCTGGACGAGGGCACCGCCGACAGCTCCGGCCCGTACGCCGCGCACTTCCACCTCACCCTGGACGGCAAGCGCGTCGTCACCTACGCGGAGGGCGGCGGAGAAGGCGCCCGGTACCGCTTCGCGTACGGCTTCGTACCGAGCAAGGCGTAGATTTTCCCCGCCCCGCACCGCAGGCCTCCCCGCTCTCCTGGACAGCCCCTGGAGGCGGCGGGACGGTGGAGCCATGAGCGGGGACGGGAGGGCCGGCCGGGGCAGGCCGCGCAGACGCAGGCCCGGCAAGGGGGAGTCCGCCGCCGACGGCCCCGCCGCGACGGGCGGCGACGGCGGCGGGGGCAAGGCCTTCGAAATCGTCAGGGAGCTGGAGGTCGAGGGCTCACCGGCCCGGCTGTGG
The window above is part of the Streptomyces venezuelae genome. Proteins encoded here:
- a CDS encoding DUF3618 domain-containing protein; its protein translation is MTDTPKDAKDAKGAAAKKDAGAEGSDELRRQIEETRGNLGETVEELAAKADVKARARERAAAVKDHVQGTAAQVKDKVTEQAARAKGKAADGAGQAKDATAETAAGAKTMAADGVAGAKSKAAEGAARAKGLAAEGAGRAKGIAAEGAGRAKGAVLEGKARAEQYPAVVQAEEKVAEAARRVQEGAPEPVRAAASGVARIGGRHPRTVAAAGAGVLVAWLLLRRGKRNGR
- a CDS encoding DUF4235 domain-containing protein, with protein sequence MSGTKILYKPLGMGFGMLGGAVAGAVFRRTWKAVAGEDDAPDAHDEDRSWNEILIAAALQGAIFAVVKAAVDRGGAIGVRRVTGRWPG
- a CDS encoding SDR family NAD(P)-dependent oxidoreductase, with the protein product MNNTEHSSTTDGGVGAGRDERRVALVTGSSSGIGAAVARRLAAAGVRVVVNSARSVEAGEKLAAELPDAVYVQASVADEADAARLVRTAVDTYGRLDILVNCAGTTRFIDHDDLEAASPGVWRELYDVNVIGVWQTITAAVPHLRESGAGSIVNISSQAGVRPSGSSIPYAVSKAAVNHMTKLLAKTLGPAVRVNAVAPGMIDTPWFDGVEGIEASMEAVAQRLPLGRVGRPEDIAEAVVDLTNSSYITGEVLLVDGGGHLL
- a CDS encoding SGNH/GDSL hydrolase family protein; this translates as MATTQQHPYARYVAIGDSQTEGLGDGDEERGYRGWADRLAEILAAGHPDFTYANLAVRGRRTALIKAEQLGPALALKPDLVTVMAGMNDLVRPGYDAARVAADVEEMFTELTAAGAHVATVTFPDIGRVSPLARRALPRVLDLNARIRAAADRHGVIVFDTFPHRITTDPRLWSRDRMHASPLGHARIAAGMADALGLDGHESWLSPLPPLAPVSVLGAVTAEARWFAGFMGPWMWRRVRGRSSGDGREAKRPALEAVTAAGHERA
- a CDS encoding antibiotic biosynthesis monooxygenase; the protein is MPATTTLSTGTLPDPARADGGLTFISTWSTGSPERLRATLDAVAKAWETRPWPHEGLLAYTVYAGSDGSTVLHYSQWRDEEAYQDFFAGAANGRDARNTEIDAAVPGIERLGLNKTRLYRSWTGGGGDGSGTVAITLTDFESPDPEGQRAWSDRAVETLDEGTADSSGPYAAHFHLTLDGKRVVTYAEGGGEGARYRFAYGFVPSKA